Proteins encoded within one genomic window of Bemisia tabaci chromosome 2, PGI_BMITA_v3:
- the LOC109039814 gene encoding frizzled-5, with translation MSISSPTFNNMFKARASVFWILLLFECSNADLQPLVMAHALSNEQTQGPLANSKTHGAPSSGGSSRCEVITIPMCRGIGYNVTSMPNELNHDTQEEAGLEVHQFWPLVEIKCSPDLLFFLCSMYAPICIEEYLQPLPPCQSVCERAKAGCAPLMLSYGFSWPDKMACDKFPQHNDPENLCMEQPDHVDLSSHELETASASAVPKPTKKPSGSKKSCPAGKTGKQCKESLPGGSFQFNTECSCKCKPPLLAIQKESQWYNRSSVSVAGITNCAFPCHGVFFNPEEREFATLWIGLWSGLCCVSTLMTLTTFLIDTERFKYPERPIVFLSACYFMVSIGYLIRVFLGHDRVACDGLMIQYSASGPIPCTLVFLLIYFFGMASSIWWVVLSFTWFLAAGLKWGNEAITSYSQCFHLAAWLIPTIKSIGVLVMAAVDGDPVAGICYVGNQNADNLRLFVLGPLMVYLFLGTSFLLGGFVSLFRIRNVIKQQGGLNGRSKADKLEKLMIRIGIFSVLYTVPATIVLACHLYETTFYLDWMKPLVCSCNEPAVLNHRTRFRPVYSVLMLKYFMTLAVGITSGVWIWSSKTLGSWKRLWRKIFGSSTSPRPVLTNPGVGNPGQKRMLVKQYGIITTPSPGPGACGSLLGPLPHIVPNAHGAHHYPSHLVANKTPLSHV, from the coding sequence ATGTCCATCTCGTCCCCAACTTTCAACAATATGTTTAAAGCTAGAGCAAGTGTATTTTGGATTCTGTTGCTATTCGAATGCAGTAACGCAGACCTGCAACCATTAGTGATGGCCCATGCTCTGAGCAACGAGCAGACGCAAGGGCCTTTGGCCAACTCTAAAACGCACGGTGCGCCCTCCAGTGGTGGCTCGTCGCGATGTGAGGTGATCACCATCCCCATGTGTCGAGGAATCGGCTACAACGTGACCTCCATGCCGAACGAGTTGAATCATGACACACAGGAGGAGGCCGGACTGGAAGTGCACCAATTCTGGCCTTTGGTCGAGATCAAATGCTCGCCAGACCTTCTGTTCTTCCTGTGCTCAATGTATGCTCCGATATGTATAGAAGAATACCTCCAACCGCTTCCGCCGTGCCAGAGTGTCTGTGAACGAGCCAAAGCTGGCTGCGCACCATTAATGCTCTCCTATGGCTTCAGCTGGCCAGACAAAATGGCATGCGACAAGTTTCCTCAACACAATGACCCGGAAAACCTCTGCATGGAGCAGCCGGACCACGTAGACCTGTCCTCACACGAGCTCGAGACGGCCTCAGCGTCGGCTGTGCCCAAACCCACCAAGAAACCTTCAGGTAGTAAGAAGAGCTGTCCTGCGGGCAAAACGGGAAAGCAATGTAAGGAATCCTTGCCTGGTGGCTCGTTCCAGTTTAACACAGAGTGCTCATGCAAGTGTAAACCACCATTGTTGGCGATCCAGAAAGAGTCTCAGTGGTACAACCGAAGTAGTGTCTCTGTGGCAGGTATCACTAATTGTGCCTTTCCGTGCCACGGCGTCTTCTTCAACCCAGAGGAAAGGGAGTTTGCCACCCTGTGGATCGGTCTATGGTCAGGTCTATGCTGTGTCTCAACTTTGATGACTCTAACGACGTTTCTCATCGATACGGAGCGATTCAAGTACCCCGAGCGACCTATTGTTTTTCTCTCCGCCTGTTACTTCATGGTATCAATCGGTTATTTAATCAGGGTGTTCCTCGGTCATGACAGGGTGGCCTGTGATGGGCTCATGATCCAGTACAGCGCTTCAGGTCCAATTCCTTGTACTCTAGTCTTCCTTCTGATCTACTTCTTTGGCATGGCTTCGTCCATCTGGTGGGTGGTCCTGTCCTTCACATGGTTCCTAGCCGCTGGCCTTAAGTGGGGCAACGAAGCCATCACTAGCTACTCGCAATGTTTCCACTTGGCCGCCTGGCTAATCCCAACGATTAAATCCATTGGAGTCTTGGTCATGGCTGCCGTCGATGGGGATCCTGTTGCCGGTATTTGCTACGTCGGAAACCAGAACGCCGACAATCTTCGGTTGTTCGTTCTCGGTCCACTCATGGTCTACCTTTTCCTGGGCACCTCATTCCTCCTCGGTGGCTTCGTGTCGCTTTTCCGCATCCGCAACGTAATCAAGCAGCAAGGCGGCCTCAACGGCCGGAGCAAGGCTGATAAGCTAGAGAAGCTCATGATACGGATCGGCATCTTCAGCGTGCTGTACACAGTGCCGGCCACCATCGTTTTAGCGTGCCATCTCTATGAGACAACGTTCTATCTAGATTGGATGAAGCCGCTTGTCTGTTCCTGCAACGAGCCCGCGGTGCTCAACCATCGGACTCGTTTCAGGCCTGTTTACTCAGTTCTCATGCTCAAGTACTTCATGACTTTGGCCGTCGGAATTACCTCAGGGGTATGGATCTGGTCAAGTAAGACTCTGGGCTCATGGAAGCGGCTCTGGAGGAAGATCTTTGGGAGCTCAACGAGCCCTCGTCCGGTGTTGACTAACCCTGGGGTCGGGAATCCTGGGCAGAAAAGAATGCTAGTCAAGCAGTACGGCATCATCACGACGCCGTCGCCCGGGCCGGGCGCTTGTGGCTCCCTCCTGGGCCCCCTCCCGCACATCGTGCCCAACGCTCACGGGGCCCATCACTACCCATCCCATCTAGTCGCCAACAAAACACCCCTGAGCCACGTATGA
- the LOC109039812 gene encoding uncharacterized protein — translation MTGLNSDSMSKRPHRNFFKGDYAGINSLLCNTDWDELFSDEGLDLNVGKLHDLLDSLFSDHIPISKNSVKSRFPPWFSVELIRLVNEKRFIHYIWKATGEDSDYIQFKRVPALCLRTSRELYLSHLNRLELNIKANIKAFWSYVNKLKASDYIPSLLRLDDTCSDSPLSSTNLFTKYFGTVCKAGNGVPGLHGSSPGSDIPDNFAVSEEDVKNAIGRLEPSGSIGPDGIHPFFIICCAGNMVKPLCTLFNHSLCAGTYPKLWKSALVTPVFKSGDLWDVKTYRPISMIGVESKIFDSRVAHEL, via the coding sequence atgactggactaAATAGTGATTCAATGTCCAAGCGGCCACACAGGAACTTTTTCAAAGGTGATTATGCTGGTATCAATTCCTTATTGTGCAATACAGACTGGGATGAATTGTTTTCGGACGAGGGATTGGATTTAAATGTTGGTAAGCTTCATGATCTTTTAGATAGTCTCTTTTCAGATCATATTCCTATTTCTAAGAATTCTGTGAAATCGCGCTTTCCACCTTGGTTCTCAGTTGAGCTGATTCGATTGGTCAATGAGAAACGATTCATCCACTACATCTGGAAAGCCACGGGAGAAGATAGTGACTACATTCAGTTTAAGAGGGTGCCTGCTTTATGTTTGAGAACGTCTAGAGAGTTGTATCTCTCTCATTTAAACAGATTAGAGTTGAACATAAAGGCTAATATCAAAGCTTTCTGGTCCTATGTTAACAAATTAAAAGCCAGTGATTACATCCCTTCTCTCCTCCGGCTTGATGATACTTGCTCCGACTCTCCTCTATCGTCTACTAATTTGTTTACTAAATATTTTGGGACCGTCTGCAAGGCAGGTAATGGTGTGCCTGGTTTACACGGTTCTTCACCTGGTTCTGATATTCCTGATAATTTTGCAGTCAGTGAGGAGGATGTCAAGAATGCAATTGGTAGACTTGAACCCTCTGGATCTATAGGTCCTGATGGTATTCATCCCTTTTTTATCATTTGCTGTGCAGGAAATATGGTTAAACCTCTGTGTACTCTTTTCAACCATTCTTTGTGTGCTGGTACTTATCCAAAGCTCTGGAAATCAGCCTTAGTCACTCCAGTTTTTAAAAGTGGTGACCTGTGGGATGTCAAGACATATCGTCCCATCTCCATGATAGGTGTTGAGTCTAAAATCTTTGATTCGAGAGTGGCACACGAGTTATAA